A region of the Amycolatopsis sp. cg13 genome:
GTCCTGACCATGCTCGGCGTCGTCGCGTGGACGCTCGGCTACCTCGCGAGCGTCACCGTGCCGATCGGGATCGCGCTGCTCCTGTCGGCGTTGTTCGCGCCGCTGGTGGAGCGGCTGGTGCGCTGGCACGTGCCCCGCGCGCTGGCGACGCTTGTCGCGATCGTCGTCGGGCTCGCCGTCCTCGGCGGGGTTCTCACGCTGGTGATCACCACGGTCACCGCGAGCCTGCCGCAGCTGAGCAGCCAGATCGGGGCCAGTCTCGCGCGGATCAACAACTGGCTGCAGCACGGGCCGCTGCATCTGCCTCAGCTGCAGCAGTTGCTCGACAAAGCGGTCAACGCGATCCAGGGCAACACCGCCGAAATTTCCTCGCGCGTGCTCTCCACCGCCGCGACCGTCGGCGGCGTGCTGACCGAGATGCTGCTGACGCTGTTCGTGCTCATTTTCTTTCTCTACAGCGGCAATCAGATCTGGCGCTTCCTCTTGCGGATCGTGCCCGCCTCCACTCGGGACGAGATCGACGTCGCCGGTCGCCGCGGGTTCGCCTCGCTGGTCAGCTACGTGCGCGCGACCGTGGCCGTCGCCTGTGTGGACGCGGTCTGCATCGGCGTCGGCATCTGGGTGGTCGGGGTTCCGCTCGCGGTGCCGCTGGCGGCGCTGATCTTCATCGGCGCGTTCGTGCCGATCCTCGGCGCGGTGGTGACCGGCGCGGTCGCCGTGCTGATCGCCTTGGTCGCCAACGGATTCGTCGCGGCGGGCATCGTGCTCGCCATCGTCGTCGCGGTGATGCAGCTGGAAAGCCATGTGCTGCAGCCGTTGCTGCTCGGGCGCGCGGTCCGGCTGCACCCGCTGGCCGTGGTGCTGGGCATCGCGCTCGGCCTGGAAATCGCCGGGATCGTCGGAGCGCTGCTCGCGGTGCCGATCCTGGCCGTCGCGAAAGCCGCGTTCGGTTCCCTGCTGCGCGATCCGCACCTGGACCCGGTCGAGATCGACCCGCTGCTGCCCGGCAACGCCCGCACCGCCGGACGATCAAGGTTTCGCCCGCGCAGACGCGGGTAACCGCACGTCGGAGGGACTCTGATGACGAGCTTGATCACTGACAACGCCGATGGCGCGACACCGCCCAGAGGACCGCTCGAACGTGGCTTTCCACTGCCCCGCTCGGCACCGCCGACAGTGTCCTCGACGCTGCACCGGCTTTCTTCGATGGCGTCCTTGCGCGCGTGGGAGCAACGTTCGACACCCGCGCTGATGCACCAAGCGATTCTGGACGGCGTAAACGCACGCCATGCCGCCGAAGCGGCCCACCTGAGCGTCGCCGAGGCGCACGTGCGCTGGAGTGCTTGGGCGGCCAAGAGGCTGGCCCCGCAGCGCCCCGGGACCCCGGCCGAGCTGCCGGTGCAGCAATTCCTCAACGTGCACGCGGCTTTCGCGGCGGCGCTCGAATAGGGTTTACCCGCGCAGATCCGCTTCCAGCGCGGCCGCCGTCGCGCGCAGTGCCGCCACCAGCGTCGGCAGCCGATCCTTCTGGTACCGCACGCTCGGCATCGACACCGACAACCCGGCGACGACGGTCCCGTCCGCGCCGTGCACCGGGACGCCGACCGCCGCCACACCGCGTTCCGAACGCCCCTGGTTGAGCGCGAACCCGCTGCGCCGCACGCGCGCCAGGTCCGCCCGGAGCTCCGCCGGGTCCGGTCGTTCGCCGGGCTTGTCGACCGCGTAGAGCTCCTCGACCTGGTCCGGCGGCAGTTCGGCGAGCAGCAGCAGACCGGCCGTCGTCTGATGGACCGGGAAAACCATCCCTTCGCGTGACCCGACGCGCAATGCCTGCGAGCACTCCACGCTCGCGATGAACCGGGC
Encoded here:
- a CDS encoding AI-2E family transporter yields the protein MSVPARRIAGANRHRRRDAADAVPWSLRVAAAASWRFLLVLTMLGVVAWTLGYLASVTVPIGIALLLSALFAPLVERLVRWHVPRALATLVAIVVGLAVLGGVLTLVITTVTASLPQLSSQIGASLARINNWLQHGPLHLPQLQQLLDKAVNAIQGNTAEISSRVLSTAATVGGVLTEMLLTLFVLIFFLYSGNQIWRFLLRIVPASTRDEIDVAGRRGFASLVSYVRATVAVACVDAVCIGVGIWVVGVPLAVPLAALIFIGAFVPILGAVVTGAVAVLIALVANGFVAAGIVLAIVVAVMQLESHVLQPLLLGRAVRLHPLAVVLGIALGLEIAGIVGALLAVPILAVAKAAFGSLLRDPHLDPVEIDPLLPGNARTAGRSRFRPRRRG
- a CDS encoding IclR family transcriptional regulator; protein product: MDKRFKAPPPYAVASVDNALRIAAMLQLEGPLTVSEVAERIGVAPSTAHRLLAMLVYRDFAVQDANRAYRVGPVLELAAHSQSAASKLRAAALPHLRRLVDLLDESVNLTVRTGDTARFIASVECSQALRVGSREGMVFPVHQTTAGLLLLAELPPDQVEELYAVDKPGERPDPAELRADLARVRRSGFALNQGRSERGVAAVGVPVHGADGTVVAGLSVSMPSVRYQKDRLPTLVAALRATAAALEADLRG